The following are encoded together in the Streptomyces rapamycinicus NRRL 5491 genome:
- a CDS encoding ABC transporter permease — protein sequence MSTYVLSDALALAGRHIRHLKRAPQRILSITLMPIMFVFLFGYLFGSSMSVPEGDYHEYIMAGIFTQMMLAGVINTGVGVAEDLSNGLVDRFRSLPMSRGSVLLGRTLSDVLLNAISCTAMLSVGLLIGWRIHGGPLKALAGFGLLLLLGYATAWLGALIGLLLRDPQAVNSVAMVITMPLTFLSATFYPAQNLPGWVRPVAEWNPVTTLTTGMRELWGNPTGNGADPAFPLRHPVMASLIMVVALLIVVIPLANRAYERAAAR from the coding sequence ATGAGCACCTATGTCCTGAGCGACGCGCTCGCACTGGCGGGCCGCCACATACGGCATCTGAAGCGGGCACCGCAGCGGATCCTCAGCATCACCCTGATGCCGATCATGTTCGTGTTCCTCTTCGGCTACCTCTTCGGCAGTTCGATGAGCGTGCCGGAGGGCGACTACCACGAGTACATCATGGCGGGCATCTTCACCCAGATGATGCTGGCCGGCGTCATCAACACCGGTGTGGGGGTGGCCGAGGACCTCTCCAACGGCCTGGTGGACCGGTTCCGTTCACTGCCGATGAGCAGGGGCTCGGTGCTGCTCGGCCGGACCCTCTCCGATGTGCTGCTCAACGCGATCTCCTGCACCGCGATGCTCTCCGTCGGCCTGCTCATCGGCTGGCGCATCCACGGCGGGCCGCTCAAGGCCCTCGCGGGCTTCGGGCTGTTGCTGCTGCTCGGTTACGCCACGGCGTGGCTCGGCGCGCTCATCGGGCTGCTGCTGCGCGATCCCCAGGCGGTCAACTCGGTGGCCATGGTGATCACCATGCCGCTCACCTTCCTGTCGGCGACCTTCTACCCGGCCCAGAACCTGCCGGGCTGGGTGCGTCCGGTGGCCGAGTGGAACCCGGTGACCACCCTGACCACCGGGATGCGTGAGCTGTGGGGCAACCCCACGGGGAACGGCGCCGATCCCGCGTTCCCGCTGCGGCATCCGGTGATGGCCTCGCTGATCATGGTGGTGGCCCTGCTGATCGTCGTGATCCCGCTGGCCAACCGGGCCTACGAGCGGGCCGCCGCGCGCTGA
- a CDS encoding MupA/Atu3671 family FMN-dependent luciferase-like monooxygenase — MDFSLFYFANNDTEEHDRYRLLLDGARFADDNGFTAVWTPERHFHPFGGLYPNPSVTGAAVAAVTQRVAVRAGSVVAPLHHPMRIAEEWSVVDNLSGGRAGVALASGWHAADFALRPENYETRKSGLMETVETIRRLWRRESVSLTDGAGETVELTMFPPPVQPELPMWLTSGGTPATFTLAGEHGMGMLTHLLGQEVEVLAQRIEEYRRAHREHQPASAGQGHVAVMVHTFVGTDRDTVRETVREPFSRYLASSFDLLIKAAEAAGAQGADMSRELKSMGPEDRQFLVAQAFDRYFETSGMFGTVDDCMAMLKQLKDAGVDEVACLVDFGVPTDAVVGGFEHLARLHDTWRAHLGS, encoded by the coding sequence ATGGATTTCAGCCTGTTCTACTTCGCCAACAACGACACCGAGGAGCACGACCGCTACCGGCTGCTGCTGGACGGCGCCCGGTTCGCCGACGACAACGGCTTCACCGCGGTGTGGACCCCCGAACGCCACTTCCATCCGTTCGGCGGGCTCTACCCCAACCCCTCGGTGACGGGCGCCGCGGTGGCGGCGGTCACCCAGCGGGTCGCGGTGCGCGCCGGAAGCGTCGTGGCGCCGCTGCACCACCCGATGCGGATCGCCGAGGAGTGGTCGGTCGTCGACAACCTCTCGGGCGGCCGGGCCGGGGTGGCACTCGCCTCGGGCTGGCACGCCGCGGACTTCGCGCTCCGCCCGGAGAACTACGAGACCCGCAAGTCCGGGCTGATGGAGACGGTGGAGACCATCCGTCGGCTCTGGCGGCGGGAGAGCGTGTCCCTGACCGACGGGGCGGGCGAGACGGTGGAGCTGACCATGTTCCCGCCCCCCGTCCAGCCCGAGCTGCCGATGTGGCTGACCAGCGGCGGCACCCCGGCGACGTTCACGCTGGCCGGTGAGCACGGGATGGGGATGCTCACCCATCTGCTCGGCCAGGAGGTCGAGGTCCTCGCCCAGCGCATCGAGGAGTACCGCCGGGCGCACCGGGAGCACCAGCCCGCCTCGGCCGGGCAGGGGCATGTGGCCGTGATGGTGCACACCTTCGTGGGCACCGACCGCGACACCGTGCGGGAGACCGTGCGCGAGCCGTTCTCCCGCTACCTGGCCAGCTCCTTCGACCTGCTGATCAAGGCGGCCGAGGCGGCGGGCGCCCAGGGCGCGGACATGTCCCGGGAGCTGAAGAGCATGGGTCCGGAGGACCGTCAGTTCCTCGTGGCCCAGGCATTCGACCGGTACTTCGAGACCAGCGGGATGTTCGGCACCGTCGACGACTGCATGGCGATGCTCAAGCAGCTGAAGGACGCGGGGGTGGACGAGGTCGCCTGTCTGGTGGACTTCGGTGTGCCGACCGATGCGGTGGTCGGCGGCTTCGAGCACCTGGCCCGCCTCCATGACACCTGGCGTGCGCATCTGGGGAGCTGA
- a CDS encoding cytochrome P450 family protein gives MTNTGTLSRYWMFSDEYTQNPYPFLAQLREEQPVCRVETPDGVRAWVVSRYDDVRDALSDPRLGRDIGKLYAALGKQLGQVIKPAEEISNQLANADPPRHTPLRKALTFAFTPKRVRGLRDGWEKVVDDLLDTMVRTDNRDLVSGLSEPLPIITIAQLMGVPDTDWPRFLVWTNTLRRVDASDPTGIIAEHTRQLSDYLKALIATKQRTPQDDLISALVHADEDKRLTPAEALSTAFALMTGGNDTTTSLLNGSFAALLTHTGEADKIRADWSLLPNAVEELLRYTSPLINSLQRVTLEPVELCGVKIPKDEIIIISLAGANHDPHAFPDGPSELDVTRPKPAHMSFGHGIHYCLGSHMSKALTELAIRRVYERFPGIRLAVHPSEVRYRPGLMVRPMIDLPVRF, from the coding sequence GTGACCAACACCGGCACGCTGTCCCGCTACTGGATGTTCAGCGACGAGTACACACAGAATCCCTATCCCTTCCTCGCCCAGCTGCGCGAGGAACAGCCGGTGTGCCGGGTGGAGACCCCGGACGGGGTGCGGGCCTGGGTGGTGAGCCGCTACGACGACGTCCGCGACGCGCTATCCGACCCCCGGCTCGGCCGGGACATCGGCAAGCTCTACGCGGCGCTGGGCAAGCAGCTCGGCCAGGTGATCAAGCCCGCCGAAGAGATCAGCAACCAACTGGCCAACGCCGATCCGCCGCGCCACACCCCGCTGCGCAAGGCGCTCACCTTCGCCTTCACCCCCAAGCGGGTCAGAGGGCTGCGCGACGGCTGGGAGAAGGTGGTCGACGATCTGCTCGACACGATGGTGCGGACGGACAACCGGGACCTGGTCTCCGGGCTCAGCGAACCGCTTCCGATCATCACCATCGCGCAGCTGATGGGCGTGCCCGACACCGACTGGCCCCGGTTCCTGGTGTGGACGAACACGCTGCGCCGGGTGGACGCCAGCGATCCGACGGGCATCATCGCCGAGCACACCCGGCAGCTGTCGGACTACCTCAAGGCGCTGATCGCCACCAAGCAGCGGACCCCGCAGGACGACCTGATCTCCGCGCTGGTCCACGCCGACGAGGACAAGCGGCTGACCCCCGCGGAAGCGCTGTCCACCGCGTTCGCCCTGATGACCGGTGGCAACGACACCACCACCAGCCTGCTCAACGGCTCCTTCGCGGCGCTGCTCACCCATACCGGCGAGGCCGACAAGATCCGGGCCGACTGGAGTCTGCTGCCGAACGCGGTCGAGGAGCTGCTGCGGTACACCAGCCCGCTGATCAACTCCCTGCAGCGGGTCACGCTGGAGCCGGTCGAACTGTGCGGGGTGAAAATCCCCAAGGACGAGATCATCATCATTTCGCTGGCCGGGGCGAACCACGATCCGCACGCCTTCCCCGACGGTCCGTCCGAGCTGGACGTCACCCGTCCCAAGCCCGCGCATATGAGCTTCGGCCACGGAATCCACTACTGCCTGGGCTCCCATATGTCCAAGGCGCTGACCGAGCTGGCGATTCGACGGGTCTATGAACGCTTTCCCGGCATCCGGCTGGCCGTGCACCCCTCGGAGGTGCGTTATCGGCCCGGACTCATGGTCCGCCCGATGATCGACCTGCCGGTGCGTTTCTGA